The Leptospira terpstrae serovar Hualin str. LT 11-33 = ATCC 700639 nucleotide sequence GATTGGTTCTGTAAATTCCCACATTGAACATATGTTCATAAGGTGTGTATTTAAACGAAGAATCCGATTTGGTTCCGTTATAAAAAATATTGGCTAGGACTCCAAGACCAGAGCCGTTCACTGCATCATTGCCAAAGAGCGGTAGACCTGTAGCATACCATCCTTCTTTTTTGTTGGCAAGTTCCTTCTCGTCTAACTTTTTAAATTCGCCAATCCAATCAGGCACATCGGATTTTCTCTCTTCCGCATGAAGAGGAATCGATACCCATGTTGATACTATGACCAACACAGAAATCAGATTCCGAAAAAACATTTTGTTTATTTTACTTCGCGAACTTGGATGGTTTCAACTCGATCTTCCCCTGCGATAATATCAGAAAGGATTACTACCTTTTCTCCCATTTGGAGGTAACCATTATTCACTAGAGTTTGGATCGCAAGTTTTATCGTTTTTTCTGGATCAGAGGAAAAATCAACTCGATAAGGAATCACTCCCCGAGTCAGCCAAAGTTTCCGCCTAACAGATGTCATATTTGTAAACGCATGAACAATGGGATATTTCGGATGAAACGATGCCAAGTTATTCGCCGTGATCCCACGACGTGTGATGGCAATGATGGCATGGGCTTGCATCGAATCAGCTAAATTGGCCGCAGAACGAGCCATTTCTTCTTTTTGGTCTTTTGGTTTTCTTTGTGCTGCAAGTCCTAGGTTGATAGACAACTCCATACGACGTGCAATTTTATCTAACATCTCTACACAACGCACGGGGAATTTCCCCATCGCTGTTTCCCCAGACAACATAATGGCATCGGCCTCTTCATACACAGCATTGGCAACGTCTGTCACTTCTGCTCTTGTAGGAGAAGGATTCTGAATCATAGATTCTAATAAGTGAGTGGCAACAATCACACGTTTCCCTTCTTCTTGGCAACGTTTTATGATTCGTCTTTGTACAATAGGAAGTTCTTCGATTTCAATCTCAACTCCCAAATCTCCTCGAGCCACCATGATTCCATCGGACTCGCGAATGATGGCATCTAAGTTTTTTAAACCTTCTTGGTCTTCAATCTTTGCGATGATTTGCGCATGGTGATTTTTTTCATCAATAATACCACGAAGTTGGATCACATCTTCTTGCGAGCGGACAAAAGACAATGCCACAAAATCAATATCCTCTTCTAACCCAAAAATAATGTCTTTGAGATCTTTAGGAGTGATTGATGGTAAATTTACGCGGATCCCTGGAAGGTTGATATGTTTTCTGGATCCAAGTTTTCCACCATCTAATACTGTACAAACGAGTTCGTTTTCGCGGATCTCTTGCACTGCCAAGTTGATGAGTCCGTTATCCACAGTGACTTTGTCGCCTACTTTCAAATCTTTTACTATATCTCTGTAATTTACAAAAACACTTTGTGCTTCCGCTTCCATTCCTGGAATGATATGAAAAGTAAAAGTCTCTCCGACTTTTAAGTGGAGGTCGTTTTGGACATCTCCAGTTCTAATTTCTGGTCCCTGGGTATCAAGAAGGATAGAAATCGGATGTTTGTGTAATTCATCTTTGTTTAATGATTTGATAATACGAATGATCTTTCTATGAAACTCATGATCACCATGGCTCATATTGAGCCTTGCGATATTCATTCCAGCCAAAGCCAAACTTCGGATCATTTCTTTGGTGGCGGTCGCAGGACCAATGGTACAAACGATTTTTGTTTTTCGAGCTCTAAGTTGTTCAATAGCAGGCATAATTTTAAGGTTTTAACCGAGGTAAGATTCTATTCAGAAAGTCTAATTGCGATTCCGCAATGTCAAATTTCTCTTGGTTCGGAAATTTTTCGCTTCGTTGGCGGTCGCTTTCTGCACTCACTTTGTCTAAAAGTTTTTTGCCATACCTTTTTAGGTATCCAGTAGAGATAAGAATCGGCCAAGGGAACTTTTCTCTTTGGTTTCTTATGGGAAAACTGTAGATTTCCTTTCCACCAAACTTCTTCAAAAAAAATATCAAATTCTCTTCAGTAAACTTTCCATTTAATTTCGAAAGCACATACTCACGGTCTGGATATACCCCAAACTCCCAAGCCTCATCTAAAATACGAATAATGGCCTCAATGGACTCCTTCCATTTTTTCTCTTCTTCAGGACTCCCTTGTTTGACCGGTTCAGGAGAATCTTCTTCACCACCATTGAAACCCGAAGTAGATGCAGTAGTTTGTTGCGACTGTTTGGATTTTTTTTCTGCATCTTTTTCAGCTTCTTCTCGTTCTTTCAATCGGGCCTTAACAAGACGATCTTTTTCCTGGGATATTTTTTTAGCTTTTTGGCTCGCCAAATCTCTGTTTAGCTGTTGTTGCAATCTTGCTTTGATGGGAGGAATTTCAAATTTATGAACAACCATACTCCCCATAATCATTCGCCAGATCCTTGTGAAAAGCGGTAGAAATTGAAACAAACTTTGTGCTTCGATCTCTTCTAAT carries:
- the pyk gene encoding pyruvate kinase, giving the protein MPAIEQLRARKTKIVCTIGPATATKEMIRSLALAGMNIARLNMSHGDHEFHRKIIRIIKSLNKDELHKHPISILLDTQGPEIRTGDVQNDLHLKVGETFTFHIIPGMEAEAQSVFVNYRDIVKDLKVGDKVTVDNGLINLAVQEIRENELVCTVLDGGKLGSRKHINLPGIRVNLPSITPKDLKDIIFGLEEDIDFVALSFVRSQEDVIQLRGIIDEKNHHAQIIAKIEDQEGLKNLDAIIRESDGIMVARGDLGVEIEIEELPIVQRRIIKRCQEEGKRVIVATHLLESMIQNPSPTRAEVTDVANAVYEEADAIMLSGETAMGKFPVRCVEMLDKIARRMELSINLGLAAQRKPKDQKEEMARSAANLADSMQAHAIIAITRRGITANNLASFHPKYPIVHAFTNMTSVRRKLWLTRGVIPYRVDFSSDPEKTIKLAIQTLVNNGYLQMGEKVVILSDIIAGEDRVETIQVREVK